The bacterium genome includes a region encoding these proteins:
- a CDS encoding SRPBCC domain-containing protein has protein sequence MQSTPGAPPAVRREAWIAAPPDVVFAFLTDPLRRIRWAGAQTESDPRPGGAHRTVINAGHVVSGAYVEVLPNRRVVCTWGWVDSPRIPPGSSAVEFDLAAQDGGTLLSVAHAGLPDAAREGHAEVWDHYLPRLATAAAGRDPGPDPWGADATDS, from the coding sequence ATGCAATCAACGCCCGGGGCACCCCCGGCCGTCCGCCGCGAAGCGTGGATCGCCGCGCCTCCCGACGTCGTCTTCGCATTCCTGACCGACCCCCTAAGGCGAATCCGCTGGGCCGGCGCGCAGACCGAAAGCGACCCCCGTCCGGGGGGCGCGCACCGCACCGTGATCAACGCGGGCCACGTCGTGAGCGGCGCGTACGTCGAGGTGCTCCCCAACCGCAGGGTGGTCTGCACGTGGGGCTGGGTCGACAGCCCGCGAATCCCGCCCGGGTCCAGCGCCGTCGAATTCGACCTGGCCGCCCAAGACGGCGGGACGCTGCTGTCGGTGGCCCACGCGGGGCTGCCCGACGCCGCGCGCGAAGGCCACGCCGAGGTCTGGGATCACTACCTGCCGCGGCTCGCGACGGCGGCCGCCGGGCGCGATCCGGGTCCGGATCCCTGGGGTGCGGACGCGACAGATTCGTGA
- a CDS encoding GAF domain-containing protein — protein MTAQRVAADAEAQLARKAEELSALREISRAIGAAVDLDTTLTLITRKTAEVMRVDSCSIYLLDASGEYLVLRATTGLAAEAVGRARLRYGEGLTGWAAEHGEAVASSNATADPRFKYLPETHETLFQSLLALPLTVTGRVLGAVNVQTTGVHAWADDEVELLSIIADLAGGALEKARLHDSMRRQILELRTLAEVSETLTSPLYLEQIFRLLVEMAARVFDASLCTLMLADGNGLALAAAHPTEPEAAPGPRVTLRLGEGLPGRAAQSGEPLSSEDAAGDRRVAPGEMLGRGPARSALAVPLRVRDRTLGVVTVYLGRPHVFTPPETTMLQTLANQTALAIENAGLVVKSAMVREMHHRVKNNLQMIAMLLRLQMRDGREVSGREVLTETINRILSIAAVHEILAAEGLGTVSVREMLDRVVHTVTQTMAPPGFRFDARVSGDDVHLPTQQATSLALVVNELLQNAMEHAFPGRAAGQVVIVLMLGPEALRVEVRDDGVGLPDGFALERSSDLGLEIVRTLVQDDLKGRIWFTNAGGARVVITMPRPAAA, from the coding sequence TTGACGGCGCAGCGCGTGGCGGCCGACGCCGAGGCGCAGCTCGCGCGCAAGGCCGAGGAGCTCTCCGCGCTGCGCGAGATCAGCCGCGCGATCGGCGCGGCGGTCGACCTCGACACCACCCTCACGCTGATTACGCGCAAGACCGCCGAGGTGATGCGGGTCGACAGCTGCTCGATCTACCTGCTCGACGCGTCCGGCGAGTACCTGGTCCTCAGGGCGACGACCGGGCTGGCGGCGGAAGCGGTGGGCCGCGCGCGCCTCCGGTACGGCGAGGGCCTCACCGGTTGGGCCGCCGAGCACGGCGAGGCGGTCGCCTCCAGCAACGCCACCGCGGACCCCCGCTTCAAGTACCTGCCGGAGACGCACGAAACGCTGTTCCAGTCGCTGCTGGCTCTGCCCCTGACGGTGACCGGGCGGGTGCTCGGCGCGGTCAACGTCCAGACGACGGGCGTCCACGCCTGGGCGGACGACGAAGTGGAGCTGCTCAGCATCATCGCCGACCTCGCCGGCGGCGCGCTGGAGAAGGCACGGCTCCACGACAGCATGCGGCGCCAGATTCTCGAGCTGCGCACCCTCGCCGAGGTGAGCGAAACGCTCACCTCGCCTCTCTACCTCGAACAGATCTTCCGGCTGCTGGTGGAAATGGCGGCGCGGGTGTTCGACGCGTCGCTGTGCACGCTGATGCTCGCGGACGGCAACGGGCTGGCCCTCGCCGCCGCCCATCCGACGGAACCCGAGGCGGCGCCGGGTCCGCGGGTCACGCTCCGGCTCGGCGAAGGCCTGCCCGGACGCGCCGCGCAGTCCGGCGAGCCGCTCAGCAGCGAGGACGCCGCCGGCGACCGGCGCGTCGCGCCGGGGGAGATGCTCGGCCGCGGCCCGGCACGCTCGGCGCTCGCGGTCCCGCTCCGGGTTCGGGACCGCACGCTCGGCGTGGTGACGGTCTACCTCGGCCGGCCGCACGTGTTTACGCCGCCGGAGACCACGATGCTCCAGACGCTGGCCAACCAGACCGCGCTCGCGATCGAGAACGCCGGCCTCGTCGTCAAGTCCGCGATGGTGCGCGAGATGCACCACCGGGTCAAGAACAACCTCCAGATGATCGCCATGCTGCTGCGCCTGCAGATGCGGGACGGGCGCGAAGTGTCCGGCCGCGAGGTGCTGACCGAGACGATCAACCGGATCCTCAGCATCGCCGCGGTGCACGAGATCCTGGCCGCCGAAGGGCTCGGGACCGTGAGCGTCCGCGAGATGCTCGACCGGGTCGTGCACACGGTGACGCAGACGATGGCGCCGCCGGGCTTCCGCTTCGACGCGCGCGTCAGCGGCGACGACGTGCATCTCCCGACGCAGCAGGCCACGTCCCTCGCGCTCGTCGTGAACGAGTTGCTGCAGAACGCGATGGAGCACGCCTTCCCCGGACGCGCGGCCGGCCAGGTCGTGATCGTGCTGATGCTCGGGCCGGAGGCGCTGCGCGTCGAGGTGCGCGACGACGGGGTCGGGCTGCCCGACGGGTTCGCGCTCGAGCGGTCGAGCGACCTCGGGCTGGAGATCGTGCGCACGCTGGTGCAGGACGATCTGAAGGGGCGCATCTGGTTCACGAACGCCGGCGGCGCGCGCGTCGTCATCACGATGCCCCGCCCGGCGGCGGCGTAG
- a CDS encoding sodium-translocating pyrophosphatase gives MSESAITLPSFGGLESLLLWLVLAAAAAALLYGWWLVARVLRRSPGPASMQNVAAAIQEGARAYLTRQFRTMALFIVAITIVLYILYRPIYTNPALSIGIALAFLMGCLASYGAGSVGMQLAVRGNVRTAHAATRGFREALETAFQAGTVSGMFTVGLGLLGATIIFVIFRGDATRVLIGFGFGGSLVASFMRIGGGIYTKAADVGADLVGKVEAGIPEDDPRNPATIADNVGDNVGDCAGMAADVFESYEVTLVAAIILGAGTLLDPHFRATYGAAAGGFALKLILFPLLVQAMGVFASIIGTWAVRARETEADPMRPITRGFWVASAASVIGFAAVNAFYLTDPRTGAPDWRFTFATLTGLVLAGVIRWLTDQYTGANRHPVGEMAYATKTGPATLILSGLGFGLESSVWAILAISATILASFTIFQGDVALAGYGIALAGLGLLSVTGYILAMDTFGPIVDNANGIFEMSRVGGEEPGRIIAHLDQAGNTTKALTKGFAIATAVIAATALFRSFVDQAQLLPSAGAVGAVLARGGEAMTAALERVGIQVNLPLVFIGMLIGGAVPFLVSAFLIRAVGRSAFDVVEEVRRQFRTIPGIMQGTGRPDYQRCVDIVTQAAQRELLSPAVVAICAPIMVGFALGAAPLGAFLAGAILTGQLMAVFMANTGGAWDNAKKKIEDGFLGGKGTEYHKAGVIGDTVGDPLKDTAGPALNPLIKVMNLVSILVAPVVILPIGWGVRAAVVVLTLALMAWAVAINRRSSVSPADMAAAERGVAETPVVSARPRPR, from the coding sequence ATGAGCGAATCCGCCATTACCCTGCCATCCTTCGGCGGCCTCGAGTCACTGCTGCTGTGGCTGGTCCTTGCCGCCGCGGCCGCCGCCCTCCTGTATGGATGGTGGCTCGTGGCGAGGGTCCTCCGCCGCAGCCCGGGACCGGCGTCGATGCAGAATGTCGCCGCCGCGATCCAAGAAGGCGCGCGCGCGTACCTGACGCGGCAGTTCCGGACGATGGCGCTGTTCATCGTGGCCATCACGATCGTCCTCTACATCCTGTACCGTCCGATCTACACCAATCCCGCCCTCTCCATCGGCATCGCGCTCGCGTTCTTGATGGGCTGCCTCGCGAGCTACGGCGCCGGGTCCGTCGGCATGCAGCTCGCGGTCCGCGGCAACGTCCGGACCGCGCACGCCGCGACGCGAGGTTTCCGCGAGGCGCTCGAGACGGCGTTCCAGGCCGGCACCGTCTCGGGGATGTTCACCGTCGGGCTCGGCCTGCTCGGCGCAACGATCATCTTCGTCATTTTCCGCGGGGACGCTACGCGCGTGCTGATCGGTTTCGGGTTCGGCGGGTCGCTGGTCGCGTCGTTCATGCGGATCGGCGGCGGCATCTACACGAAGGCGGCGGACGTCGGCGCCGACCTCGTCGGCAAGGTCGAAGCCGGCATCCCGGAGGACGACCCGCGCAACCCCGCGACCATCGCCGACAACGTCGGCGACAACGTCGGCGACTGCGCCGGCATGGCCGCGGACGTCTTTGAATCGTACGAGGTCACGCTTGTCGCCGCGATCATCCTCGGCGCCGGAACGCTGCTCGACCCGCACTTCCGCGCAACCTACGGCGCGGCGGCCGGCGGCTTCGCGCTCAAGCTGATCCTCTTCCCGCTGCTCGTCCAGGCGATGGGCGTCTTCGCCTCGATCATCGGCACCTGGGCCGTGCGCGCCCGCGAGACCGAGGCCGACCCGATGCGTCCGATCACGCGCGGCTTCTGGGTCGCCAGCGCGGCGTCGGTGATCGGCTTCGCCGCGGTCAACGCCTTCTATCTCACGGACCCGCGGACCGGCGCGCCCGACTGGCGTTTCACGTTCGCGACGCTCACCGGCCTCGTGCTCGCCGGCGTGATCCGCTGGCTGACCGATCAGTACACCGGCGCGAACCGCCATCCGGTCGGCGAGATGGCCTACGCCACCAAAACCGGCCCGGCCACGCTCATTCTGTCGGGCCTCGGCTTCGGCCTCGAGTCGTCGGTATGGGCGATCCTCGCGATCAGCGCAACGATCCTCGCGTCGTTCACGATCTTCCAGGGGGACGTCGCGCTCGCGGGCTACGGCATCGCGCTGGCCGGGCTCGGGCTGCTGTCGGTCACCGGCTACATCCTGGCGATGGACACGTTCGGCCCGATCGTCGACAACGCGAACGGCATTTTCGAGATGTCCCGCGTGGGCGGCGAGGAGCCGGGCCGCATCATCGCCCACCTCGACCAGGCCGGGAACACCACGAAGGCGCTCACCAAAGGCTTCGCGATCGCAACCGCGGTGATCGCCGCGACCGCGTTGTTCCGGTCGTTCGTCGACCAGGCGCAGCTGCTGCCGTCGGCGGGGGCGGTCGGCGCGGTGCTCGCGCGGGGCGGCGAGGCGATGACGGCGGCGCTCGAGCGCGTCGGCATCCAGGTCAACCTGCCCTTGGTCTTCATCGGCATGCTGATCGGCGGCGCCGTCCCGTTCCTCGTCTCCGCGTTCCTCATCCGCGCCGTCGGCCGGTCGGCGTTCGACGTGGTGGAAGAAGTCCGCCGGCAGTTCCGGACGATCCCCGGCATCATGCAGGGCACCGGCCGGCCGGACTACCAGCGCTGCGTCGATATCGTGACCCAAGCCGCGCAGCGCGAGCTGCTGTCTCCCGCCGTGGTGGCGATCTGCGCGCCGATCATGGTCGGGTTCGCGCTCGGCGCGGCGCCGCTGGGCGCCTTCCTCGCCGGGGCGATCCTCACCGGTCAGTTGATGGCGGTCTTCATGGCCAACACCGGCGGCGCCTGGGACAACGCCAAGAAGAAGATCGAGGACGGTTTCCTCGGCGGCAAGGGTACCGAGTACCACAAGGCCGGCGTCATCGGCGACACCGTCGGCGACCCGCTCAAAGACACCGCGGGCCCGGCCCTCAACCCGCTGATCAAAGTCATGAACCTCGTCAGCATCCTGGTCGCGCCCGTCGTGATCCTGCCGATCGGCTGGGGGGTGCGGGCGGCGGTCGTCGTCCTCACGCTGGCCTTGATGGCGTGGGCGGTCGCGATCAACCGGCGCAGCTCCGTTTCGCCGGCAGACATGGCCGCGGCGGAGCGGGGCGTGGCCGAGACGCCGGTCGTCTCGGCGAGGCCGCGACCGCGTTGA
- a CDS encoding DUF192 domain-containing protein has product MRLRRILAALAALAAAAGAVLPARPAGAEDCTVPAFRYRHGVVSFTEHGTTAGVRVEIADTEEAREVGLMCRRALDPDAGMLFIFADLTRAPFWMKNTLIPLSIAFLDNRWHVVGLDDMRVAPNPADPPLSDLWAPNKAYRYALEVNQGFFKAHGLDDRAVVRFTPTEPPKP; this is encoded by the coding sequence ATGAGGCTGCGCCGCATCCTCGCCGCGCTCGCCGCGCTCGCCGCCGCGGCGGGCGCGGTCTTGCCCGCGCGTCCCGCCGGCGCCGAGGACTGCACGGTGCCGGCGTTCCGGTACCGGCACGGGGTCGTCTCGTTCACGGAGCACGGCACGACGGCCGGCGTGCGCGTCGAGATCGCCGACACCGAGGAAGCGCGCGAGGTCGGCCTGATGTGCCGCCGCGCCCTCGATCCCGACGCCGGCATGCTGTTCATCTTCGCGGACCTGACGCGCGCGCCGTTCTGGATGAAGAACACGCTCATCCCGCTCTCGATCGCGTTTCTCGACAATCGCTGGCACGTGGTCGGCCTCGACGACATGCGCGTTGCGCCCAACCCCGCGGACCCGCCGCTCAGCGACCTGTGGGCGCCCAACAAGGCCTACCGCTACGCGCTCGAAGTGAACCAGGGGTTCTTCAAGGCGCACGGCCTCGACGACCGGGCCGTGGTGCGATTCACCCCCACCGAACCGCCTAAGCCGTAA
- a CDS encoding NAD(P)/FAD-dependent oxidoreductase, giving the protein MAGYDVVVVGGGPGGAEAARAAAGQGLRTLLVEEHHTVGIPTHCTGKLSLHAFREFDLPRTLAVNALSAAVFHSPGGVAVRVRRASADSYVVDRIAFDQWLVARAARAGAEVVTGVRVTEASEHDGRLRVAGSFAGRSGAFQVEARTVIDAEGASPRLPAALGLRLVRTYANGLQYEMRGVGGLEADTPEMFFGREIAPGFFAWLLPVGRDRARVGLAVDPRETRYAPVHFLERLLATHPALRLRAAGASVVRKVAGRIPMLTGRAPASRGGMLVVGDAAGQVKATSGGGIYFAMIAGRLAGTAAARYAAGDRGAAAAYDRAWRRAFGREVAFTALGRRVINRVADRELDLVMRFIHASPAVRASVEADGDTQYQSRIFVPLLRSLAAAALRRPALLPVVGQALVHGMLVQM; this is encoded by the coding sequence GTGGCGGGCTATGACGTCGTCGTCGTGGGCGGCGGGCCCGGGGGAGCCGAAGCGGCCCGGGCCGCGGCGGGTCAGGGTCTCCGGACGCTGCTGGTGGAGGAGCACCACACCGTCGGCATTCCCACGCACTGCACCGGCAAACTCTCGCTGCACGCATTTCGCGAGTTCGACCTGCCCCGGACGCTGGCCGTGAACGCGCTGAGCGCCGCCGTCTTCCACTCGCCGGGCGGAGTCGCCGTGCGCGTCCGGCGCGCGTCCGCCGATTCGTACGTCGTCGACCGCATCGCGTTTGATCAGTGGCTGGTCGCGCGCGCGGCGCGGGCCGGCGCGGAGGTCGTCACCGGCGTGCGGGTAACGGAGGCCTCCGAACACGACGGCCGGCTGCGCGTTGCCGGCTCGTTCGCGGGGCGGTCCGGCGCGTTTCAGGTGGAGGCGCGCACCGTGATCGACGCCGAGGGCGCCTCTCCCCGGCTGCCGGCCGCGCTCGGGCTGCGCCTGGTGCGAACGTACGCGAACGGCCTGCAGTACGAGATGCGCGGCGTCGGCGGTCTGGAAGCGGACACGCCCGAGATGTTCTTCGGGCGCGAGATCGCCCCGGGATTCTTCGCGTGGCTGCTGCCGGTGGGCCGGGATCGCGCGCGGGTCGGCCTCGCGGTGGATCCGCGGGAGACCCGGTACGCGCCGGTGCACTTTCTCGAGCGGCTGCTGGCCACGCACCCGGCGCTGCGCCTGCGGGCCGCCGGCGCGTCGGTGGTACGCAAGGTGGCCGGCCGGATCCCGATGCTGACCGGCCGCGCGCCCGCGTCGCGCGGCGGCATGCTGGTGGTCGGCGATGCCGCGGGCCAGGTCAAGGCGACGTCGGGCGGCGGCATTTACTTCGCGATGATCGCCGGCCGCCTCGCCGGGACCGCGGCGGCGCGGTACGCGGCGGGCGACCGAGGCGCGGCCGCGGCCTACGACCGCGCGTGGCGGAGGGCGTTCGGCCGCGAGGTGGCCTTCACGGCCCTGGGCCGCCGCGTGATCAACCGGGTCGCGGATCGGGAGCTCGACCTCGTGATGCGCTTCATTCACGCGAGCCCCGCCGTGCGGGCGAGCGTGGAGGCCGACGGCGACACGCAGTATCAATCGCGGATCTTTGTGCCGCTGCTGCGCTCGCTCGCGGCCGCGGCGCTCAGGCGCCCGGCGCTGCTGCCGGTCGTCGGGCAGGCGCTCGTGCACGGCATGCTCGTGCAGATGTAG
- a CDS encoding endonuclease Q family protein, whose protein sequence is MQPSHMQGSQRVIADLHLHSKFSRATSRDMDVENLARWCGFKGITVVGTGDFTHPVWLRELKAKLKPNGRGLFTYGEQHFMLTVEVSNIYPQAGRLRKIHIVILAPSFEVVDKINAVLARFGSLMADGRPTLSLPSNKLVEYVMEISPDCMVIPAHVWTPWFSLYGSNSGFDALSECFGDQARHIKAVETGLSSDPPMNWRLSQLDGVMLVSNSDAHSPAKLGREANVLDCELDYADMLRVLRGEDRTRFLFTIEFFPEEGKYHFDGHRACGQRLSPAETRAAGGRCPGCGRPVTVGVMSRVDALADRPEGGGAEGRMPFRNLIPLEEIIAAAFGSQPGTGAVREEYFKIVRSLGGEFNVLLDVPLGELARHTRPRVVDGVRRVREGRVEIRPGYDGLFGEINVFGGAADDERRAAAAAQPAQTSLF, encoded by the coding sequence GTGCAACCATCTCACATGCAGGGGTCTCAAAGAGTCATCGCCGACCTGCACCTCCACTCGAAATTCAGCCGCGCCACCAGCCGGGACATGGACGTCGAGAATCTGGCCCGGTGGTGCGGGTTCAAGGGCATCACCGTCGTCGGCACGGGCGACTTCACGCACCCGGTGTGGCTGCGCGAGCTCAAGGCGAAGCTCAAGCCCAACGGCCGCGGCCTCTTCACGTACGGCGAGCAGCACTTCATGCTGACCGTCGAGGTCAGCAACATCTATCCGCAGGCGGGACGGTTGCGGAAGATCCACATCGTCATCCTCGCCCCGAGCTTCGAGGTCGTGGACAAGATCAACGCCGTTCTGGCCCGGTTCGGCAGCCTGATGGCGGACGGCCGGCCGACGCTGTCGCTCCCGAGCAACAAGCTGGTCGAGTACGTGATGGAGATCTCGCCGGACTGCATGGTTATTCCGGCCCACGTCTGGACCCCGTGGTTCTCGCTCTACGGCAGCAACTCGGGGTTCGACGCGCTGTCGGAGTGCTTCGGGGACCAGGCGCGCCACATCAAGGCCGTCGAAACGGGGCTCAGCAGCGACCCGCCGATGAACTGGCGGCTCTCCCAGCTCGACGGCGTGATGCTGGTCAGCAACTCGGACGCGCACTCGCCCGCCAAGCTCGGACGCGAGGCGAACGTCCTCGACTGCGAACTCGACTACGCGGACATGCTGCGCGTGCTGCGGGGCGAGGACCGGACGCGGTTTCTGTTCACGATCGAGTTCTTTCCCGAGGAGGGCAAGTACCACTTCGACGGCCACCGGGCGTGCGGGCAGCGGCTGTCCCCGGCCGAGACGCGCGCGGCGGGCGGCCGGTGCCCCGGCTGCGGCCGGCCCGTCACGGTCGGCGTGATGTCGCGCGTGGACGCGCTCGCGGACCGGCCGGAGGGCGGCGGCGCCGAAGGACGCATGCCCTTCCGGAACCTGATTCCCCTCGAGGAGATCATCGCCGCGGCCTTCGGGTCGCAGCCCGGCACGGGCGCCGTGCGCGAGGAGTACTTCAAGATCGTCCGCTCACTCGGCGGCGAGTTCAACGTGCTGCTGGACGTGCCGCTCGGCGAGCTGGCGCGGCACACCCGGCCGCGCGTCGTCGACGGCGTGCGGCGCGTGCGCGAGGGGCGGGTCGAGATCCGCCCCGGGTACGACGGCCTCTTCGGCGAGATCAACGTTTTCGGAGGAGCGGCGGACGACGAACGCCGCGCCGCGGCAGCGGCGCAGCCGGCGCAGACCAGCCTCTTCTAA
- a CDS encoding class I SAM-dependent rRNA methyltransferase, giving the protein MVLRPGREARLRAGHLWVYRGEIARVLGDPRDGDAVTVHDAGGRHLGAGFINTRSLITVRLLTADDRDLDEAFFRERLERAAAFRRDVVVDTAAYRLVFGESDLLPGLVVDRYAGTLVVQTLTAGMDRRKTMLARLLLEVTGAASVYARNDPAVRRLEGLPRERGWLAGAPSRGAPGGMTATGGPIDVVIEEAGATFVVDIAGGQKTGFFLDQRENRVYAAGLVRGEVLDVFAYTGAWAVHAARRGAEVTAVEISDPAAAAIARHAALNGVGARCRAVTANAFDELRRLDRGRARFDAVILDPPAFVKTRAALERGLAGYKEINLRALKILRPGGWLVTCSCSYHVDEAALEAVVQDAARDAGRWVRLVERRAQARDHPVSLGVPETRYLKCLILEVE; this is encoded by the coding sequence GTGGTGCTCCGGCCCGGGCGCGAGGCGCGGCTGCGCGCCGGCCACCTCTGGGTCTACCGGGGCGAGATCGCCCGCGTGCTCGGCGACCCCCGGGACGGCGACGCGGTTACCGTCCACGACGCCGGCGGCCGCCACCTCGGCGCCGGCTTCATCAACACCCGCTCGCTGATCACCGTCCGCCTGCTGACCGCCGACGACCGCGACCTCGACGAGGCGTTCTTTCGGGAGCGGCTCGAGCGCGCGGCCGCGTTCCGGCGCGACGTGGTCGTGGACACCGCCGCCTACCGGCTCGTGTTCGGCGAAAGCGATCTGCTGCCCGGGCTGGTCGTCGACCGCTACGCGGGCACGCTCGTCGTGCAGACGCTCACGGCCGGCATGGACCGCCGAAAGACGATGCTCGCGCGGCTGTTGCTGGAGGTCACCGGCGCCGCGTCGGTCTACGCCCGCAACGATCCCGCGGTGCGGCGGCTGGAGGGGTTGCCGCGCGAGCGGGGCTGGCTCGCCGGCGCGCCGTCCCGGGGGGCGCCGGGCGGCATGACCGCCACCGGCGGGCCGATCGACGTCGTGATCGAGGAGGCCGGGGCGACGTTCGTGGTCGACATCGCCGGGGGCCAGAAGACCGGGTTCTTCCTCGACCAGCGCGAGAATCGCGTCTACGCGGCGGGGCTTGTGCGCGGCGAGGTGCTGGACGTCTTCGCCTATACCGGCGCGTGGGCGGTGCACGCGGCCCGCCGCGGCGCGGAGGTCACCGCGGTCGAGATTTCCGACCCGGCCGCCGCCGCGATCGCCCGGCACGCGGCGTTGAACGGGGTGGGAGCCCGGTGCCGGGCGGTGACCGCGAACGCCTTCGACGAGCTCCGCCGCCTGGACCGCGGGCGGGCGCGGTTCGACGCGGTCATCCTCGACCCGCCGGCGTTTGTGAAGACGCGCGCGGCGCTCGAGCGCGGCCTCGCCGGGTACAAAGAGATCAATCTTCGGGCGCTCAAGATTCTGCGCCCCGGCGGGTGGCTGGTGACGTGCTCGTGTTCGTATCACGTCGACGAGGCGGCGCTGGAGGCCGTCGTACAGGACGCCGCGCGGGACGCCGGGCGGTGGGTCCGGCTTGTGGAGCGCCGCGCCCAGGCACGCGACCACCCGGTTTCGCTCGGGGTGCCGGAGACGCGGTACCTCAAGTGCCTGATCTTAGAGGTGGAATAG
- a CDS encoding R3H domain-containing nucleic acid-binding protein, protein MVVASHQIRITDNLDLLLEILPPEIRRQIEMQGDLDTLLEIVLDLGREPEARFPTRVVRISDGFVSREDLHHVASRVGAFGKDNRAGIERTLHRISAIRNRAGDVIGLTLRVGRAVFGTVDIVRDVIEAGQSVLLVGRPGVGKTTLLREAARVLSDEADKRVVVVDTSNEIAGDGDIPHRGIGRARRMQVPYPELQHAVMIEAVENHMPEVIVIDEIGTEAEAQAARTIAERGVQLIATAHGNTLDNLLQNPTLSDLVGGIQAVTLGDEEARRRGTQKTVLERKAPPTFDVVIEIQDKDRLAVHHDVAHVVDRFLRGALPRPEIRTRTAEGEVRITSGEMAAEAAAAANGNGQNGHHAPVAPPQKVVRIYPYAVSRNRLERAIRELRVPAMIAEALHDADVLLTLKSQERRQPKRLREAGTRGLPTHIIKSNTLSQIEGVLREIFGVQDRMSPEEQAMREAEEAISEVMAAAQPVELGPQNSYLRRLQHQLIQRYGLASESKGTDPFRRVVIYPQ, encoded by the coding sequence ATGGTGGTGGCAAGCCACCAGATTCGGATTACCGATAACCTGGATCTGTTGCTCGAAATCCTGCCGCCGGAGATCCGCCGGCAGATCGAAATGCAGGGCGATCTCGATACGCTGCTGGAGATCGTGCTGGATCTGGGCCGCGAGCCCGAGGCTCGCTTCCCGACGCGAGTGGTTCGGATCTCGGACGGATTCGTCTCCCGTGAAGACCTCCACCACGTCGCCAGCCGCGTCGGCGCCTTCGGCAAGGACAACCGCGCCGGCATCGAGCGCACCCTCCACCGCATCTCCGCGATCCGCAACCGCGCCGGCGACGTGATCGGTCTTACGCTGCGCGTCGGCCGCGCGGTCTTCGGCACCGTCGACATCGTGCGCGACGTGATCGAGGCCGGGCAGAGCGTGCTGCTGGTCGGACGCCCCGGCGTCGGCAAGACGACGCTGCTGCGCGAGGCCGCGCGCGTGCTCTCCGACGAGGCGGACAAGCGCGTCGTGGTCGTCGACACCAGCAACGAGATCGCCGGCGACGGCGACATCCCGCATCGCGGCATCGGCCGGGCGCGGCGCATGCAGGTGCCGTACCCTGAACTGCAGCACGCGGTGATGATCGAGGCCGTCGAGAACCACATGCCCGAGGTCATCGTCATCGACGAGATCGGCACCGAGGCGGAGGCACAGGCCGCGCGGACGATCGCCGAGCGCGGGGTGCAGCTGATCGCGACCGCGCACGGGAACACACTCGACAATCTGCTCCAGAACCCGACCCTGTCGGATCTCGTCGGTGGGATTCAGGCCGTGACGCTCGGCGACGAGGAAGCGCGGCGCCGCGGGACCCAGAAGACCGTGCTCGAGCGCAAGGCGCCGCCGACGTTCGATGTGGTGATCGAGATCCAGGACAAAGACCGGCTCGCCGTGCACCACGACGTGGCGCACGTCGTGGACCGGTTCCTGCGGGGTGCCTTGCCGCGGCCGGAGATCCGCACGCGGACCGCGGAGGGCGAGGTGCGGATCACGAGCGGCGAGATGGCGGCGGAAGCCGCCGCGGCCGCAAACGGCAACGGCCAGAACGGGCATCACGCGCCGGTCGCGCCGCCCCAAAAGGTCGTGCGCATCTACCCCTACGCGGTCAGCCGCAACCGGCTCGAACGGGCGATCCGCGAGCTGCGGGTGCCGGCGATGATCGCCGAGGCGCTGCACGACGCCGACGTGCTGCTGACGCTCAAGTCGCAGGAGCGGCGGCAGCCGAAGCGCCTGCGCGAGGCCGGGACCCGGGGTCTCCCGACGCACATCATCAAGAGCAACACGCTGTCGCAAATCGAGGGCGTGCTGCGCGAGATCTTCGGCGTGCAGGACCGCATGAGCCCGGAAGAGCAGGCGATGCGGGAGGCCGAAGAGGCGATTTCGGAAGTGATGGCCGCGGCCCAGCCGGTGGAACTGGGCCCGCAGAACTCCTACCTCCGCCGGCTGCAGCATCAGCTGATCCAGCGGTACGGTCTCGCGTCGGAGAGCAAGGGGACCGACCCGTTCCGCCGCGTGGTGATCTATCCCCAATAG